A DNA window from Halomicrobium mukohataei DSM 12286 contains the following coding sequences:
- a CDS encoding 30S ribosomal protein S17e translates to MAIKPAYVKKTGTLLMERYPDAFGADFEHNKDIVTELTNIESKGVRNRIAGYIARKQSAQTAEA, encoded by the coding sequence ATGGCAATCAAGCCCGCCTACGTCAAGAAGACAGGGACGCTCCTGATGGAACGGTATCCAGACGCTTTCGGTGCGGACTTCGAGCACAACAAAGACATCGTCACCGAGCTCACCAACATCGAGTCCAAGGGCGTCCGTAACCGCATCGCCGGCTACATCGCACGCAAGCAGTCCGCCCAGACCGCCGAAGCGTAA
- the cofD gene encoding 2-phospho-L-lactate transferase, translating to MVTFLSGGTGTPKLLAGADAVFPPATTTVVGNTGDDVILGGHLVCPDVDTVLFLDGGVLDRETWWGIDADTAETHDELHRLAERAGLADGPRYLPDSAQTGGREIGRWRRFSGVAEFMHIGDRDRAVHVTRTSLLDEGHSLTEVTATLADAFGLDRTLVPMSDDPVATLIHTPDGVQHFQEWWVANGGDPTIERVEFRGSEDATTTPAVDAALSEPVVIGPSNPITSIGPMRAVSGFESALERAPVVAVSPFVGEEVFSGPAGTLMTATGHEASTAGVADAYSFADAFVLDEDDPTALDRPTVRTDTRIDDDADAERVARAVDEALEVVA from the coding sequence ATGGTGACGTTTCTCTCCGGCGGCACCGGAACGCCGAAGCTGCTCGCCGGGGCCGACGCCGTCTTCCCACCAGCGACGACGACCGTCGTCGGCAACACCGGCGACGACGTGATCCTGGGTGGGCACCTCGTCTGTCCGGACGTGGACACGGTGCTGTTCCTCGACGGCGGCGTCCTCGACCGCGAGACCTGGTGGGGTATCGATGCCGATACCGCCGAGACACACGACGAACTGCACCGACTCGCCGAGCGAGCGGGTCTCGCGGACGGGCCGCGATATCTCCCCGACTCCGCACAGACTGGCGGCCGCGAGATCGGGCGCTGGCGACGCTTCTCCGGCGTCGCAGAGTTCATGCACATCGGCGACCGCGACCGGGCGGTCCACGTGACCCGGACGAGCCTGCTCGACGAGGGCCACTCGCTGACGGAGGTGACGGCGACGCTCGCCGACGCGTTCGGGCTCGACCGCACGCTCGTGCCGATGAGCGACGATCCGGTGGCGACGCTGATCCACACGCCCGACGGCGTCCAGCACTTCCAGGAGTGGTGGGTCGCCAACGGCGGCGACCCGACGATCGAGCGCGTCGAGTTCCGGGGAAGCGAAGACGCGACGACCACACCGGCCGTCGACGCGGCGCTTTCCGAGCCGGTCGTGATCGGTCCGTCGAACCCGATCACGAGTATCGGCCCGATGCGTGCCGTCTCGGGGTTCGAGTCGGCGCTGGAACGCGCGCCGGTCGTGGCCGTCTCGCCGTTCGTCGGCGAGGAGGTGTTCTCCGGTCCCGCCGGGACGCTCATGACCGCGACGGGGCACGAGGCCAGTACGGCCGGTGTCGCGGACGCGTACTCGTTCGCGGACGCGTTCGTCCTCGACGAGGACGATCCGACGGCGCTCGATCGGCCGACCGTCAGAACGGACACGCGAATCGACGACGACGCGGACGCAGAACGCGTCGCCCGCGCGGTCGACGAGGCACTGGAGGTGGTCGCGTGA
- a CDS encoding amidohydrolase family protein: MSDQTILAGTIFRGREFEPIEGRVVIEDGEIAAVEEATVDPSSWIIPAFVNAHTHIGDSIAKEAGGGLTLEELVAPPDGLKHRLLRQASREELVDAMARTISFMERAGTAAFVEFREGGVDGVAAIEAALADSPVDSVVLGRETVAAMERSDGFGASGAADGDFSHERTATAEAGKLFGIHAGEVDASDINPALDLDPDFLVHMVHAEGLHLDRVADSEVPVVVCPRSNVVTNVGVPPITDLAERTTVALGTDNVMTNSPSMFREMAWTAKLADVPAVEVLRMATVNGAEIAGLNCGLVAEGRDADLLVLDGDSDNLSGARDPVRAIVRRAGVDDVERVHYAGKA, encoded by the coding sequence ATGAGCGACCAGACCATTCTCGCCGGCACGATCTTCCGCGGCCGCGAGTTCGAACCGATCGAGGGCCGCGTCGTGATCGAGGACGGCGAGATCGCGGCCGTCGAGGAAGCGACGGTCGATCCCTCCTCGTGGATCATCCCGGCGTTCGTCAACGCACACACCCACATCGGCGACTCCATCGCCAAGGAGGCCGGCGGCGGCCTCACACTCGAAGAACTCGTCGCGCCGCCCGACGGCCTCAAACACAGGCTACTCAGACAGGCCAGCCGCGAGGAACTCGTCGACGCGATGGCCCGAACGATATCGTTCATGGAGCGAGCGGGAACGGCCGCGTTCGTCGAGTTCCGCGAAGGCGGGGTCGACGGCGTCGCGGCGATCGAGGCGGCACTGGCGGACTCGCCGGTCGACAGCGTCGTCCTCGGGCGGGAGACGGTCGCGGCGATGGAGCGAAGCGACGGGTTCGGTGCGAGCGGAGCCGCCGACGGCGACTTCAGCCACGAACGGACCGCGACCGCCGAGGCGGGGAAGCTGTTCGGCATCCACGCCGGGGAGGTCGACGCCAGCGACATCAACCCCGCGCTGGACCTCGATCCGGACTTTCTCGTCCACATGGTCCACGCCGAGGGGTTGCACCTCGACCGCGTGGCCGACAGCGAAGTCCCCGTCGTCGTCTGCCCTCGCTCGAACGTCGTGACGAACGTCGGCGTTCCGCCGATCACCGACCTCGCCGAACGGACGACGGTCGCGCTGGGGACGGACAACGTCATGACCAACAGCCCGTCGATGTTCCGCGAGATGGCCTGGACGGCGAAACTCGCCGACGTTCCGGCCGTCGAGGTCCTCCGGATGGCGACGGTCAACGGAGCCGAGATCGCGGGCCTGAACTGCGGGCTCGTCGCAGAGGGCCGCGACGCCGATCTGCTGGTGCTGGACGGCGACTCGGACAATCTCTCGGGTGCGCGGGACCCGGTCCGCGCGATCGTCCGGCGTGCCGGCGTCGACGACGTCGAACGAGTCCACTACGCAGGCAAGGCTTAA
- a CDS encoding universal stress protein, protein MYDRLLLPTDGSAGMERVIEHADEIARRHGAAVEVVYVVNTAHMTTMPTDASVEGIRGLLSEEGEMAIEAAERICSPETTVEHTILEGDPEREIVAHATESGADLIVMGTHGRGGIDRLLLGSVAEHVVRRSPVPVLTVHVDEALTAA, encoded by the coding sequence ATGTACGACCGCTTGCTCCTGCCGACGGACGGCTCGGCCGGCATGGAGCGGGTCATCGAACACGCCGACGAGATCGCGCGACGACACGGCGCTGCGGTCGAGGTCGTCTACGTCGTCAACACCGCACACATGACGACGATGCCGACCGACGCCTCCGTCGAGGGTATTCGAGGCCTGCTCAGCGAAGAAGGCGAGATGGCCATCGAGGCCGCAGAGCGGATCTGCTCGCCCGAGACCACCGTCGAACACACGATTCTCGAAGGAGATCCCGAACGGGAGATCGTCGCCCACGCGACCGAGAGCGGTGCCGACCTGATCGTGATGGGGACCCACGGACGCGGCGGTATCGACCGCCTCCTGCTGGGGAGCGTCGCCGAACACGTCGTGCGGCGCTCGCCGGTCCCGGTCCTGACAGTCCACGTCGACGAAGCGCTGACCGCTGCCTGA
- a CDS encoding biotin--[acetyl-CoA-carboxylase] ligase encodes MQATREQVLDALSEGPVAGPALADRLDVSRAAVWKHVEQLRAEGFEIDSGDGGYELVSVPEFGASAVAYGLEAPFEIEYHDSIDSTNRRARELATDGRSDVAVLADEQTGGRGRLDRAWASPSGGVWLSLALRPGVPIAHAPAFTLAAAVAVTRAAREAGVDARIKWPNDVVVGDDERKLAGVLTEVEGEADRVDWVVVGIGSNVNVDPAALPDEADATSVQDAVGPVDRRAFTQRLLEEFDALRRDLDAVVPAWRADATTLGKRVRVETPGGTVEGEAVDVSFPGALVVDTGEERVTITAGDCEHLRPA; translated from the coding sequence ATGCAAGCGACACGCGAGCAGGTGCTCGACGCGCTCTCCGAGGGGCCGGTGGCCGGGCCGGCGCTGGCCGATCGCCTCGACGTGTCTCGGGCAGCGGTCTGGAAGCACGTCGAGCAGCTGCGAGCGGAGGGGTTCGAGATCGACAGCGGCGACGGCGGCTACGAACTCGTGTCCGTCCCCGAGTTCGGCGCGAGCGCCGTCGCGTACGGGCTCGAAGCGCCCTTCGAGATCGAGTACCACGACAGCATCGACAGCACGAACCGCCGCGCACGCGAGCTCGCGACCGACGGGCGAAGCGACGTTGCGGTTCTGGCCGACGAGCAGACCGGCGGCCGGGGTCGACTCGACCGGGCGTGGGCCTCGCCCAGCGGCGGCGTCTGGCTCTCGCTCGCGCTCCGTCCCGGGGTTCCGATCGCGCACGCACCGGCGTTCACGCTGGCCGCGGCCGTCGCCGTCACCCGCGCCGCCCGCGAGGCCGGCGTCGACGCACGGATCAAGTGGCCCAACGACGTGGTCGTGGGCGACGACGAGCGGAAGCTGGCGGGCGTCCTCACCGAGGTCGAGGGCGAGGCCGACCGCGTCGACTGGGTCGTCGTCGGGATCGGGAGCAACGTCAACGTCGACCCGGCGGCGCTGCCGGACGAGGCCGACGCCACGAGCGTCCAGGACGCGGTCGGGCCGGTCGACCGACGCGCGTTCACCCAGCGACTCTTGGAAGAGTTCGACGCGCTCCGTCGCGATCTCGACGCGGTCGTGCCGGCGTGGCGCGCGGACGCGACGACGCTCGGCAAACGGGTTCGCGTCGAGACGCCCGGCGGCACTGTCGAGGGCGAGGCCGTCGACGTGTCGTTTCCCGGCGCGCTGGTCGTCGACACGGGCGAGGAGCGGGTGACGATCACGGCCGGCGACTGCGAGCACCTCCGGCCGGCCTGA
- a CDS encoding protein-tyrosine phosphatase family protein codes for MSESRRLDRVDAHRFAPAGPDEEYVYGACCPGWHSTADPDDAVEEWIAFMQERGIERVLCLLSGTQLDQTEASTGRYVRAFGGENVEHVPIADHHLADAETLETEILPFIEESVDADQPVVVHCLAGIGRTGHVLAAWLVYGRGYDPVDAIETVGELGRSPGEAVDAGHARRGELHELLSTVA; via the coding sequence ATGTCCGAATCCCGACGCCTGGACCGGGTCGACGCCCACCGGTTCGCCCCCGCTGGCCCCGACGAGGAGTACGTCTACGGTGCGTGCTGTCCCGGCTGGCACTCGACTGCAGACCCCGACGACGCCGTCGAAGAGTGGATCGCGTTCATGCAGGAACGCGGCATCGAACGCGTGCTCTGCCTGCTCTCGGGCACCCAGCTCGACCAGACGGAGGCCAGTACCGGACGGTACGTCCGGGCTTTCGGCGGCGAGAACGTCGAACACGTCCCGATCGCCGACCACCACCTGGCCGACGCCGAGACCCTCGAAACGGAGATTCTCCCGTTCATCGAGGAGTCCGTCGACGCCGACCAGCCCGTCGTCGTCCACTGTCTGGCCGGCATCGGCAGGACCGGCCACGTCCTCGCCGCCTGGCTCGTGTACGGTCGCGGGTACGATCCCGTCGACGCCATCGAGACGGTCGGCGAGCTGGGTCGATCGCCCGGTGAGGCCGTCGACGCCGGACACGCCCGCCGCGGCGAACTCCACGAGCTGCTCTCGACGGTTGCCTGA
- a CDS encoding zinc ribbon domain-containing protein, giving the protein MEGSQSRKRPLLAALLGALATGLGHLYLRRWRRALGWLVALFAVSVVFVDPAAFEAAGQGSVDPLALAPLVLVATLSVLDAYALAHVHNAVAQLSVTDDGQLTHCPNCGRELDPDIEFCHWCTADVSELDVVATTDDVGSESE; this is encoded by the coding sequence ATGGAAGGATCGCAATCCCGCAAACGGCCATTGCTCGCCGCGTTGCTGGGCGCGCTCGCGACGGGACTCGGTCACCTCTACCTCCGGCGGTGGCGACGGGCCCTCGGGTGGCTCGTAGCGCTGTTCGCCGTGTCGGTCGTGTTCGTCGACCCCGCGGCCTTCGAAGCGGCGGGCCAGGGGAGCGTCGACCCGCTGGCACTCGCGCCGCTCGTGCTGGTCGCCACGCTGAGCGTCCTCGACGCGTACGCTCTCGCACACGTCCACAACGCGGTCGCTCAGCTCTCGGTCACCGACGACGGACAGCTCACGCACTGTCCGAACTGCGGTCGCGAACTCGATCCCGACATCGAGTTCTGTCACTGGTGTACCGCCGACGTTTCCGAACTCGACGTCGTCGCGACGACCGACGACGTGGGCTCCGAGTCGGAGTGA
- a CDS encoding acetyl-CoA carboxylase biotin carboxylase subunit, which translates to MFDKVLVANRGEIAVRVMRACEELGVETVAVYSEADKHSGHVRYADEAYNVGPARAADSYLDQEAIVDAARQADADAIHPGYGFLAENADFAARVEAADGITWVGPESDSMESLGEKTKARTIMSSADVPIVPGTTDPVTEPEQVHEFGDENGYPIAIKAEGGGGGRGMKIVESPDEVEDQLESAKREGEAYFSNDSVYLERYLENPRHIEVQIIADHHGNVRHLGERDCSLQRRHQKVIEEGPSPALSDELREEIGEAARRGVSEAGYYNAGTVEFLVEEQDREPGELLGPDADFYFLEVNTRIQVEHCVTEEITGIDIVKWQLRVAADEVLGFAQDDVTVDGHAIEFRINAENAADDFAPATGGTLETYDPPGGVGVRMDDALRQGDELVTDYDSMIAKLIVHAGDREEAIERGKRALGEYDIEGIPTIVPFHRLMLTDDEFVQGMHTTKYLDETLDPERIDAAQERWGTETTSDADDEEVTEREFTVEVNGKRFDVELEERGAPPIEVGEVQGGDGGDRPQRPGSGGSDSGGDGGGASAEGDEVTAEMQGTILEVNVEEGDEVEAGDVVCVLEAMKMENDIVAERGGTVTQVAVGEGESVDMGDLLFVVG; encoded by the coding sequence ATGTTCGACAAGGTTCTCGTTGCGAACCGCGGCGAGATCGCGGTTCGGGTCATGCGGGCCTGCGAGGAACTGGGGGTCGAAACCGTCGCAGTCTACTCCGAAGCCGACAAGCACTCGGGCCACGTCAGATACGCCGACGAGGCGTACAACGTCGGCCCGGCCCGCGCGGCCGACTCGTATCTCGATCAGGAGGCGATCGTCGACGCCGCCCGACAGGCCGACGCCGACGCGATCCACCCCGGCTACGGCTTCCTCGCGGAGAACGCCGACTTCGCGGCCCGCGTCGAGGCCGCCGACGGCATCACCTGGGTCGGTCCGGAGAGCGACTCGATGGAGTCGCTCGGCGAGAAGACGAAGGCCCGCACGATCATGTCGTCGGCCGACGTGCCCATCGTTCCGGGGACGACCGACCCGGTGACCGAGCCCGAACAGGTCCACGAGTTCGGTGACGAGAACGGCTATCCGATCGCCATCAAGGCCGAGGGCGGCGGCGGCGGCCGCGGCATGAAGATCGTCGAGAGCCCCGACGAAGTCGAGGATCAGCTCGAATCGGCCAAACGAGAGGGCGAGGCGTACTTCTCGAACGACTCCGTCTACCTCGAACGCTACCTCGAAAATCCGCGCCACATCGAGGTCCAGATCATCGCCGACCACCACGGCAACGTCCGCCACCTGGGCGAGCGCGACTGCTCGCTCCAGCGCCGCCACCAGAAAGTCATCGAGGAGGGGCCCAGTCCCGCCCTGTCGGACGAACTCCGCGAGGAGATCGGCGAGGCCGCTCGCCGGGGCGTCTCCGAAGCCGGCTACTACAACGCCGGCACCGTCGAGTTCCTCGTCGAGGAGCAAGACCGCGAGCCGGGCGAACTGCTCGGTCCCGACGCGGACTTCTACTTCCTCGAAGTGAACACGCGCATCCAGGTCGAGCACTGCGTCACCGAGGAGATCACGGGGATCGACATCGTCAAGTGGCAGCTCAGGGTCGCCGCCGACGAGGTGCTCGGCTTCGCCCAGGACGACGTGACGGTCGACGGCCACGCCATCGAGTTCCGAATCAACGCGGAGAACGCCGCCGACGACTTCGCGCCCGCCACCGGCGGCACCCTCGAAACGTACGATCCGCCCGGCGGCGTCGGCGTCCGGATGGACGACGCGCTGCGCCAGGGCGACGAGCTGGTGACCGACTACGACTCGATGATCGCGAAGCTCATCGTCCACGCGGGCGACCGCGAGGAGGCCATCGAGCGGGGCAAGCGCGCGCTGGGCGAGTACGACATCGAGGGGATCCCGACGATCGTCCCCTTCCACCGCCTGATGCTCACCGACGACGAGTTCGTCCAGGGCATGCACACGACGAAGTACCTCGACGAGACGCTCGACCCCGAGCGCATCGACGCCGCACAGGAGCGGTGGGGGACCGAGACGACGAGCGACGCGGACGACGAGGAGGTGACCGAGCGGGAGTTCACCGTCGAGGTCAACGGCAAGCGCTTCGACGTGGAACTCGAAGAGCGCGGCGCACCGCCGATCGAGGTCGGCGAGGTGCAGGGCGGCGACGGCGGCGACCGCCCCCAGCGACCCGGCAGTGGCGGCTCGGATTCGGGCGGCGACGGCGGCGGAGCCAGCGCCGAAGGCGACGAAGTGACCGCGGAGATGCAGGGCACGATCCTCGAAGTCAACGTCGAGGAAGGAGACGAGGTCGAGGCCGGCGACGTGGTCTGCGTGCTCGAAGCGATGAAGATGGAGAACGACATCGTGGCCGAGCGCGGCGGGACCGTCACCCAGGTCGCCGTCGGCGAGGGCGAGTCCGTCGACATGGGCGATCTCCTGTTCGTCGTCGGGTGA
- a CDS encoding DUF447 domain-containing protein, giving the protein MTASWPVDLDGVTESVVTTLGPNDRWNVAALGLHAPASDDAVFARTWGRTRTWRNFRERGEGYVQFTVDPVDFAEAAMTVREETAPVLSSANAWARVAVEERASGTDGGTEWVEWTLAPIESAVEHRTVPTTNRAYYAVVEATVAASRLDVPEYDTQTLRDRIDYFEAVVERCGGEREREAFAVVRERVDGE; this is encoded by the coding sequence GTGACGGCGTCCTGGCCCGTCGACCTGGACGGCGTGACCGAGTCGGTCGTGACGACGCTGGGGCCCAACGATCGCTGGAACGTCGCCGCGCTGGGGTTGCACGCACCGGCCAGCGACGATGCCGTCTTCGCGCGCACGTGGGGTCGAACCCGGACCTGGCGGAACTTCCGCGAGCGCGGCGAAGGATACGTCCAGTTCACGGTCGACCCCGTCGACTTCGCCGAGGCCGCGATGACGGTCCGAGAGGAGACAGCGCCGGTGCTTTCGAGTGCGAACGCCTGGGCCCGCGTCGCCGTCGAAGAGCGAGCGAGTGGCACCGACGGGGGCACCGAGTGGGTCGAGTGGACGCTCGCGCCGATCGAGTCGGCGGTCGAGCACCGCACCGTTCCGACGACGAACCGCGCCTACTACGCCGTCGTCGAGGCGACCGTCGCGGCCTCTCGGCTCGACGTGCCCGAGTACGACACCCAGACGCTCCGCGATCGGATCGACTACTTCGAGGCCGTCGTCGAGCGCTGTGGCGGCGAGCGCGAGCGCGAGGCCTTCGCCGTCGTCCGAGAGCGCGTCGACGGCGAATGA
- a CDS encoding HD domain-containing protein: MTTIKDSVHDHIAVEGVAEALLDTPPVQRLRRIAQLGTVTLVYPSANHTRFEHSLGVYHLADEALGHLGIEGQKAERVRAAALLHDVGHSPYSHNVEAVIYRETGKYHDDVHDLLDRGEVARVLADHDLDHDAVADLVAGDGELGQLVSGELDVDRMDYLVRDAHHTGVPYGTIDHERLIRELRFVDGDLVLDEGNVQTAESLLLARALMNPTVYRHHVARIAKTMLRRGTERLLEATDTDPAELRRWDDSDLLVSLRRTDATAGYAHRLTERRLYKRAIWAEMTAVPDELLAMDHAEIREEERAIADAANVDADAVLLDVPGEPSMPESSSRVVVNGEVRGLGEQSTLVTALRAAQRDQWRLGVYAPEAVADRVGERAIRVLGLEPDGAMVRDARPGVHATLDEFN, translated from the coding sequence ATGACCACGATCAAGGACAGCGTCCACGACCACATCGCTGTCGAGGGCGTCGCCGAGGCGCTGCTGGACACGCCGCCAGTCCAGCGACTCCGCCGGATCGCCCAGCTCGGGACGGTGACGCTCGTCTACCCCTCGGCGAACCACACCCGGTTCGAGCACTCACTCGGCGTCTATCACCTCGCCGACGAGGCGCTTGGCCACCTCGGGATCGAGGGACAGAAGGCCGAACGCGTCCGCGCCGCGGCGCTGTTGCACGACGTGGGCCACTCGCCGTACAGTCACAACGTCGAGGCGGTGATCTACCGCGAGACGGGGAAGTACCACGACGACGTCCACGATCTGCTCGACCGCGGCGAGGTGGCACGCGTGCTGGCCGACCACGACCTCGACCACGACGCGGTCGCCGATCTCGTCGCCGGTGACGGCGAACTCGGACAGCTCGTCTCGGGCGAACTCGACGTCGACCGGATGGACTATCTCGTGCGGGACGCCCACCACACCGGCGTCCCCTACGGGACGATCGACCACGAGCGGCTGATCCGGGAGCTGCGTTTCGTGGACGGCGACCTCGTGCTGGACGAGGGGAACGTCCAGACCGCGGAGTCGCTGCTGTTGGCCCGTGCGCTGATGAACCCAACCGTCTACAGGCACCACGTCGCCCGGATCGCCAAGACGATGCTCCGGCGCGGGACCGAGCGCCTCCTCGAAGCCACCGACACCGACCCGGCCGAACTGCGCCGCTGGGACGACAGCGACCTGCTCGTCTCGCTGCGTCGGACCGACGCGACGGCGGGGTACGCGCACCGTCTCACCGAGCGTCGCCTGTACAAGCGCGCGATCTGGGCCGAGATGACGGCCGTGCCCGACGAGCTACTGGCGATGGACCACGCCGAGATCCGCGAGGAGGAGCGGGCGATCGCCGACGCGGCCAACGTCGACGCCGACGCCGTCCTCCTGGACGTGCCCGGCGAACCGTCGATGCCCGAGTCGTCGAGTCGGGTCGTCGTCAACGGCGAGGTCCGCGGACTGGGCGAGCAGTCGACGCTGGTCACGGCCCTCCGAGCGGCCCAGCGAGATCAGTGGCGGCTGGGCGTCTACGCCCCCGAGGCCGTCGCCGACCGCGTGGGCGAGCGTGCGATCCGCGTGCTCGGCCTGGAACCCGACGGTGCGATGGTCCGGGACGCGCGGCCGGGCGTCCACGCGACACTCGACGAGTTCAACTGA
- a CDS encoding tRNA-dihydrouridine synthase: MFDPPVALASLSGRSDAEWAEGGGPFAGCAFLGGIALDDATRRAARSMVERDRTEFLPSDPLAFVQRQLRAMEELPIRAGVNVRSAALAPIEDAAGRCQDHDAILEINAHCRQAEMCEAGAGQALLDRPEKLCRQVEAATATGATVSVKVRAEVDGVELPTLAAKLERAGADAVHVDAMDSEHVVGEIADATGLFVIANNEVRDAESAHEYFRYGADAVSVGRASDDPDVLAAVRRATHEWFQTGAKP; encoded by the coding sequence CTGTTCGATCCCCCCGTCGCGCTGGCGAGTCTCAGCGGCCGCTCGGACGCCGAGTGGGCCGAAGGTGGCGGCCCCTTCGCCGGCTGTGCCTTCCTCGGTGGGATCGCGCTGGACGACGCCACCCGGCGCGCGGCCCGGTCGATGGTCGAACGGGACCGCACGGAGTTCCTGCCGTCCGACCCGCTGGCGTTCGTCCAGCGACAGCTGCGAGCGATGGAGGAACTGCCGATCAGAGCCGGCGTCAACGTTCGCAGCGCCGCGCTCGCGCCGATCGAGGACGCCGCCGGCCGCTGTCAGGACCACGACGCGATCCTGGAGATCAACGCCCACTGTCGCCAAGCGGAGATGTGTGAGGCCGGGGCCGGGCAAGCGCTGCTCGACAGGCCCGAGAAGCTCTGTCGGCAGGTCGAGGCGGCGACCGCGACCGGTGCGACCGTCAGCGTGAAAGTCCGCGCGGAAGTCGACGGCGTGGAGCTGCCGACGCTCGCCGCGAAGCTGGAGCGGGCCGGCGCGGACGCGGTCCACGTCGACGCGATGGACTCCGAGCACGTCGTCGGCGAGATCGCGGACGCGACGGGCCTGTTCGTGATCGCGAACAACGAGGTCAGAGACGCCGAGAGCGCCCACGAGTACTTCCGATACGGTGCCGACGCGGTCAGCGTCGGTCGGGCGAGCGACGACCCGGACGTGCTGGCGGCGGTCCGGCGCGCGACCCACGAGTGGTTCCAGACGGGGGCGAAGCCGTGA
- a CDS encoding triphosphoribosyl-dephospho-CoA synthase encodes MRTTAQNAELALLLEVAGTPKPGNVDREHEYEDLRFEHFLAGAVGARPGFERAAAGDPIGDAFEHAVEGMAQQRGGNTQFGALLVVTPLVATAASGALSREHASAVVAETTVDDAAGFYRAFEHVDVAVDDPPDGMEPLDVRRGAEVVPTLRDRGLTLADVMERSADADDVAAEWTDGFGRVFDAADRIESASGPVADRAATVFLELLAARPDTFVSTRQDRETALEVQRRAQAVLDGEDDVDEFAADLVERDINPGTTADLIAGGLFVALERGLSV; translated from the coding sequence GTGAGAACGACCGCCCAGAACGCCGAGCTGGCGCTGTTGCTCGAAGTCGCCGGGACGCCGAAGCCCGGCAACGTCGACCGGGAACACGAGTACGAGGACCTCCGGTTCGAGCACTTCCTCGCCGGTGCGGTCGGTGCCCGACCCGGCTTCGAACGGGCAGCCGCGGGCGACCCGATCGGTGACGCGTTCGAGCACGCAGTCGAGGGGATGGCCCAGCAGCGCGGGGGCAACACGCAGTTCGGCGCGCTTCTCGTGGTGACGCCGCTTGTCGCGACGGCGGCCAGCGGTGCGCTCTCGCGAGAGCACGCGAGCGCGGTCGTCGCCGAGACGACCGTCGACGACGCGGCGGGCTTCTACCGCGCGTTCGAACACGTCGACGTGGCCGTCGACGACCCGCCGGACGGGATGGAACCGCTGGACGTTCGCCGCGGAGCCGAGGTCGTCCCGACGCTGCGCGACCGCGGGCTGACGCTGGCGGACGTGATGGAACGGAGCGCCGACGCCGACGACGTGGCCGCCGAGTGGACCGACGGCTTCGGACGCGTCTTCGACGCGGCCGACCGTATCGAGAGCGCGTCTGGGCCGGTGGCGGACCGCGCGGCGACGGTCTTCCTCGAACTGCTGGCGGCTCGACCCGACACCTTCGTGAGCACGCGACAAGACCGAGAGACGGCCCTGGAGGTCCAGCGACGAGCGCAGGCCGTTCTCGACGGCGAGGACGACGTGGACGAGTTCGCAGCGGATCTCGTCGAACGAGACATCAACCCCGGAACGACCGCAGACCTGATCGCCGGAGGGCTGTTCGTCGCGCTGGAGCGGGGGCTGTCGGTGTGA